The DNA region ATACACGCCGCCCACGGGTACCTCATCCACGAGTTCCTCTCGCCGCTGTCCAACGAGCGGGACGACTCCTACGGCGGTTCGCGCGACAACCGGGCCCGGCTGCTGCTGGAGATCTGCGACGCGGTGCGGCAGGTGTGGCCGGAGGGTAAGCCACTGTTCGTCCGGATCTCGGCGACGGATTGGGTGCCCGGCGGCTGGACCCCGGAGGATTCGCGCTGGTTGGCGGGCCGGCTCGCCGAGCACGGGGTCGACCTGGTGGACGTCTCCTCGGCCGCCAACACCCCCGACCGGCCGCCGGTCGAACTGGAGCAGGGCTACCAGGTGCCGCTGACCGAGGAGGTGCGCGCGTCCGGCGCGGTGCTGGCCGGAGCGGTGGGGCTCATCAGTGACCCGGAGTACGCCGAACAGCTGCTGGTCGACGAGCGCGCTGACGTGGTGTTCCTCGGGCGCGCCGCGCTGCGCGAGCCCGCCTGGCCACAGCGCGCGGCTGCCGAACTCGGCCTGGACTGGCGGCAGACGCCGTACCCGCCGCAGTACACGCGGGGCAAGTGGGACTGAGTGCCTGAGATGTAGCTCCGGCGCATGCCAACACCTCGCGGCTGGCTGCGCCGGGTGCACTGCGCCCCGGTCAATTCGGGCCCGAACCTGCGGGCGGTGACAGCTTCCAGCCGCATGGACGACGTGTCCGGCGACCAGATGCCAGCTCACGTCCATCGACCTCGGTGACCGGGCGCCCTAAGTTCCCGCTCACTGGGACGTGCTGTGATCTCCATTACATCCGGACGGAATGCTCGCTGAGAAGAAAGTCCTCGGAGAGCCATCCGTATTCGGGTAGGGGGTGCACATGCTTGGGCGTCTGACTGTGCCGGCACGACGGTTGGTCGTGCTGCTGTCGACACTGATACTCGTGTCGATCGTGTCATTCGGGCTGGTCGAGGTCGCCGAGGGTGAGGCCATCGACACGATCCTCCCGCAAGGGGCTACAGAAGTGGAACGTGCGGCGGTAGCAGCTGCGTACGGACTCGACGGCCCCCTCGTGACCCGCTACCTCGACTGGCTGAGCTCAGCTGTGACCGGCGACCTCGGCCGCTCGATCGCGAGCCGGGTCCCCGTCTGGGACGAGCTCATGACCCGCTTGCCGGTCACCATCGAACTGGCCGTCCTCTCGACGTTGCTGGCCTTGGTGATCTCGGTCCCGATCGCGGTATGGGCGGGTTATCGCTCGGGCGGGATCGTCGACCGGGTGAGCGGGGCGCTGGTGTCCGTGACGATGGCGATCCCGAACTTCCTGCTGGGCCTGGTGCTGGTGTTCATCTTCGGCGTCACCCTGCAGGCCTTCCCGGTGAGCGGGTGGGTGCCAATGTCCGACGGCATTCCAGAACACCTCTCCCGCCTGGTCCTTCCGGTGATGACGCTCGCGGCGAGTCAGTCCGTGCTGTTCATCCGAATCCTCCGCGGCGACATCGCCGCGACGATCGGTGAGGACTTCATCCTCGCGGCCCGCGCGCGGGGCATCCGGACCCCCGCGATCCTCGTCCGACACGCGCTACGACCGTCCGCGTTCGCGCTCCTCACGGTACTGGGGCTGTCTCTCGGCCAACTGATCGGCGGCACGGTGATCGTGGAGCAACTCTTCGGGCTGCCCGGAATGGGGCAGACCCTGATCGCCGCGATCAACGGGCGCGACATCTTCGTCGTCCAGGGCGCAGTGCTCCTGGTGGCGGTGGGCTATGTGCTCATCAACACCCTTGTCGACCTGGCTTATCCGCTTCTCGATCCGAGGGTGCGCTCATGACCATCACCGAAACCACGCCAGTAGCAGCGGTGGCCGATCAGACCACGAAAAGCGCCGCTGCCACACCTAAGCGACGTCGCCCGTCGATCGTCACCGTTCTGGCCATCGCCTGGCTCGCGATCATCATCTCAGCGGCCGTCCTCGCCGACGTGTTGCCGCTGTCCGATCCCGGGGCGGTGGGTACGGCGTACCGTGCCGAGCCCGGTTCGGCGGGCGCGATCCTCGGTACCGACGCACTCGGACGGGACCTGCTGTCACGGGTGGTCCACGGCGCCAGGCTCTCGCTGTCCGTGGCGTTCGGCGCGACGGCCGTCGCTGCAGTGGTGGGGACCGCTATCGGGCTTTTCGCCGGATACCTCAGGGGCGGGGCCGACTTCGCCACCGAGATCCTCACCTCGACGGTTCTGGCGTTCCCGCCACTCATCCTGCTCATCGCCTTGGCCGCGGCTCTCGATCCCAGCGTCCGGATGCTGGTGATCGGGTTGGCCATCGTCGGAGTACCGAGTTTCGTCCGCGTGGCGCGGGCGGCCACGATCGCCCACGCGAGCCGGGAGTACGTCCAGGCCGCGCACACCCTCGGTGCGTCCACCCTGCGGATCGTCACTCGCGAACTGCTGCCGAACATCGTGCGTCCCGCCCTGTCGTTCGCACTGGTGATCGCCGCGACCCTGGTGGTCGCCGAGGGTTCGCTCAGCTTCCTGGGGCTCGGTGTCCCGCCGCCAGCACCGAGCTGGGGCGGAATGATCGCGCAGGGTCAGAACGACCTGGCCCGAGCGCCCTTCATCGTCGCCGTGCCCGGGATCGCGTTCTTCCTCACCGTCTATTCGCTCAACACCCTCGGCGACGAACTCTCGGCACGTTTCGGCAAGGGGGACAGGTAGATGACGACCGACCTGACGATCAACACCCGGGCGGCCACCCCGCAAGCGGAACCGGCCGCCGAGGCCGCGACGGTACTGCGGATCCGAGACCTCCGGATCACCTTCGACACCGCGTCCGGCCCGTTGCGAGCGGTGGACGGGGTCGATCTCGACCTCCGGGCCGGGACCACCCTCGGAATCGTGGGTGAGTCCGGGTCAGGAAAGTCCGTGCTCTCGCGAGCGGCGATGGGGTTACTTCCGAAGAGCGCACGCTACGGCGAGAACTCGGTCATCGAATTCGACGGCCGCCGGTTGTACCCCGATCCGCCGAAAGGCCTGTCGGACCTGTGGGGTAACGAGATGGCCCTGATCTTCCAGGACCCGATGACCTCGCTCACCCCGGTGATGACGGTCGGCGCCCAACTGGTCGAGACACTGCGCCGGCATCTACCGCTCGGCCGCCGGGAGGCGCGCATTCGTGCCGTCGAGTTGTTGCGCCGAGTGGGTATCGCGGATCCGGAACAGCGGATGCGCGCGTACCCCCACCAGATGTCGGGAGGTATGCGTCAGCGGGTGATGATCGCCCTGTCGATCGCGTGCGACCCCACACTGCTGTTCGCCGACGAGCCCACCACCGCGCTCGACGTGACAGTTCAGCGGCAGATCCTCGACCTGCTCGGTGATCTCCAGTCTCGACTCGGGACGGCGATGGTCCTCGTGACCCACGACCTCGGTGTGGTCGCGGGACGGGCCGACCGGATCGCCGTGATGTACGCGGGCCGGATAGTCGAGACAGCGCCCACGCGCGACTTGTTCCACAATCTCGCCCACCCGTACACCTCTGCGCTCCTGGAATCGATCCCGCAGTTGGACTCGCCCAGTGGTACGAGGTTGAAGGCCATCGGCGGGTTGCCGCCGCGCGTGGTGGGAGAACCTTCCGGATGCGCGTTCGCTCCGCGCTGTCAGCGCGCGACGGACCGGTGCCGCTCCGAGGTGCCGTCGCTGCTGCCCTTGACCCCGGTTCGGGTCGACGACGGCAACGACGCCGAGCGCATGCCGTCCGCCCACCCCGCGGGTCACCTCCCCGTCGCCGGCGAGGACGTGCACTCGGTGGCCTGCCACTTCCCGCTGACAGGAGAAGAACGATGACCGGAGCACCGCCGCTGCGCATCCGAGATCTGACGGTTCAGTTCAACGACGGCCGGGGTCGGGTCATCCATGCCGTGAACGGGGTCGATCTCGAAGTGCCCTCGGGTACCACGGTCGGCGTCGTGGGAGAGTCCGGTTGCGGCAAGTCCACCATCGCCAAAACGATCGCCGGACTGGTCACGGCCACGGCCGGCTCGGTCGAGGTGTTCGGCGATGACGTCACCCGGGCGGGGAACAACGCCGAAGCCAGAGCTCGGCGTCGTCGTTGCCAGATGGTCTTCCAGGACCCGATCTCCAGCCTCAACCCACGTCGCCGCGTGGGCGACATCGTCGCCGAGGGGCCGCGGATACACGGACTTGAGGCCTGCGGCGCGCAGGAGGGACACACGCTGGAGGAGCACGTCGACCGGATGCTCCGCGCGGTCGGTATCGACCCGGGGGTCGCGCGCGACCGCCGCCCGGGCGAGTTCTCCGGTGGTCAGTGTCAGCGGATCTCCATCGCGAGAGCCCTGGCCGCCGGGCCGGAGTTGCTCATCTGCGACGAGCCGGTCTCGGCTCTCGACGTCTCGGTCCAGGCGCAGGTGCTCAACATCCTCGCCGACCTGCGCGAGCAGTTCGGGCTGACGATGGTGTTCATCGCACACGACCTCGCCGTGGTCAAGAACGTCTCCGACCGCGTGGTGGTGATGCACCTCGGCGCGATCTGCGAGGAAGCCGGTTCCGACTCCCTCTTCACCGCCCCGCGACACCCGTACACGGTGGGACTCATGGCAGCGATCCCGAGGCCGGACCCCGATGCGCAGATGCCCGAGGTGGCGGTCCTCGGTGACGTGGGTTCGCCTGCGGATCTGCCCCCGGGGTGCACCTATCACCCCCGGTGCCCGCTGGCGACCGACCGTTGTCGGACGGAGGTCCCCGGACTACGCGAGCTCGCGCCGGGGCACCGTGTCGCCTGTCACCACCCGGTGGCTTCCGGCAGCGACGGGATCCGACCACTCTCCCTGACCCCGATCTCCCATTCCCACACCCAGAATTGAGGACCAACACGATGCGCAAGTCAGCGTTAGCCCGGATCGTGGCACTCGGTGCCGCGGTCTCCTTCGTCGCCGCATGCGGCCAAGGTGGTGCCCAGACAGATTCCTCCTCCGGACAACCCTCCTTCGAGAAGGCGTTCGAGACCGCTGGTCCGGCCCCCGAGGGGGAACCGCAGGCGGGAGGAACCGTCCGCTTCGCCTACGCGGCGGAGCCAGTCTCCGTGGATTCGGTGAACTGCGGAAGCGGCATGAGCTGGATGGCCTGTACCGCGGTGTACGGCGGCCTGGTGACCTTCGACCCGCGGACGCTGGAGTACGGACCGGGGCTAGCCGAGAGTTACGAGTCGGAAGACGGTCAGCAGTGGGAGATCACCCTCCGACCTGAACTGACCTTCACTGACGGAACCCCGCTCGACGCGGAGGCGGTCGCCTTCAACTGGGAGCGGGCTGCCGACCCCGTCAGCCGGAACGCGGCTCGCGAGACGGTCGACTCGATGGAGTGGGAGGTCCGCGACGATCGCACCCTCGTGGTGACCCTGGACGAGGTCAACTACCAGTTCCCGTCCCTCCTATACACCTCGCTCGGCATGATCGGATCTCCGACCGCGATCCGCGAGAAAGGCGAGGACTTCGCCCAGAACCCGGTCGGGGCCGGCCCATTCGTCCTCGACAACTGGTCCCGGGGGACCGAGATGAGCTTCGTCCGCAACGACGATTACTGGGACGCGCCGCGGCCCTATCTGGACAAGCTGGTGATCGTCACGATCGCGCAGGAGCAGCAGCGCGCCAATGCCCTCAACAGTGGGGACATCGACATCAACACCACCACGGTGCCGATGACGGCCAACGAGCTTCGGGAGGCCGGGCGTTCCGAGGCCCGCATGCTCAACCTCGCCGGCTCCGGCATCCGGTTCAACATGACGGAGGGGCCGACGACCGATGAGCGGGTCCGCCTGGCGATCGCCCATGCCGTCAACCGGGCGGCGATCCGCGAGGCCGTGTGGTCCACCGGCGCCGGGCCGGGGACGTTCGCCGTGGAGGGCGGTGCGCTGTTCGACCCGGAGACCACTCTTCCCGAGTACGACCCGGAGCGCGCACAGGAGATCGTGGACGAGATCCGCGCGGAGAACGGTGGCGAGGACATCGTCGTGGAGTACAGCTCGCTCGCGGGCGTGTCAATGATGATGGAGGAGGGACAGCTACTCAAGGCCCAGATCGAACAGATCGACGGGCTCACTCTCGAGGTGGTCGACCATGACGCGGCGACGTACGGCACCCGTGTCCTCGGTGGCGAGTTCGAGGCCCTTTCCGCCAGCATGGGCCTGCTGCTGGACCCGGCGGCGCTCTACTCCCTGCACTCCGGCAGTAACGAGAATCTCCAAGGCTATTCGAACCCGGAGTACGACCGGAACATCGACCTGGCCCGAGCCACCCCGGACCCGCAGGAGCAGATGAAGTACTCGAAGGAGGCGGTGAAGCACTACGTCCAGGACGTGGCCGGCATCCCGTGGACGCCGGGCGCCACCTACTGGTTCCACAGCGGGAACATCGGCGGAATCGCTCCGGGTTACAACTACTACCTCCGCCCGGATCTGCTCTGGCGCGCCGACTGACACCACGTAGCCGAGGAAGGAACACCCCCGCCCCGATCCCGTCCGAGTCAGTGGACGGGATCGGGGCGGGGCCTTTCACGCCTGCGGGCCGGTCTGACCGCTACGGAGAATCGGCGAACCGCGCGGCGACCAGGGCGCCCACCTCGGCCACCGCGGTGCGCGCACGGGCTACCGACGCGACCTGCATCGCGAACCCGTGTCCGATTCCGGGGTACCGCAGCAGGGCCGTCGGGACACCGTCCTCCCGCATGCGCTCGCCGTACTGTTCGACACCGTCGCGGATCGGATCGCCGTGACCGACCGCGATGATGGCCGGCGGCAGTCCGGCCAGCGAGTTGGCGAGAGCGGGATTGGCGTAATGGTCGTCGTGTGAGGGGTCCGGACCCAGGTAGAGGTCCTTCATCCAATCGATGTCCGCGGCGTCGAGAAATGGACTCGCGCCGAATTCGCGCATGGACGGACGATCGCGGCGCCGTTCGACACCCGGGTAGAACAGCACTTGTTGTGCGATGGCGGGACCGCCTTCGTCTCGGGCGCGGAGGCAGGTCGCGGTGGCCAGACCGCCGCCGGCGCTGTCCCCGCCGACCCCGATGCGACGGGGGTCGAGGCCGAGGCGCTCGGCGAATTCGTGGGCCCAACACAGCGCCGCGTAGGCCTCGTCGTTTCCGACCGGGTACCGGAACTCCGGGGCGAGACGGTAGTCGATGTTGAGGAGGACCGCGCCGGTCGCGGCCGCGACGTCCCGCGCCAGCCGGTCGAAGGAATCGAGCGTGCCCATGACCATGCCGCCCCCGTGGTACCAGACGAGTGCCGGCGCGGCCGGTTCATCCGCCACCTCGGGCGGGGTGTAGATGCGAACCCCCACCCACCCGTGTGGGCCCTCGAACCCGGTGTCACGAACCGAGCTCATATCCGGACCGGGTGGGCGTCGGATCGCCTCGAGCATGGCCCTCGCGCCCTCGACGCCCAGTAGGTGCAGTGGACCTGCGCCGGCGAGTTCCATGCGCTCGATGATCGCGACGATGTCGGGGTCCCAGGCGTGGGTGCCCGCCGAAGGGGCTGCGGGGATAGACGTCATCAACTGCTCCTGTTCACCGTGATCGAACGGTGCTCCCACCACCGTCGAGGCCCACGAACGCGGGCCGCGGGCTGCCGACGGTACCGCCGGCGGGGTGACTACAGCCGGGACCTTCCCATCACCCGGGACAGGCGATCCCTCGGAGAGCGTGAACGGTTTCTCAACCGCTCTCCCGCTCGGTGGGACCGGGCCTGGCACGCCCGCACCGCGCAGTTAGCGTGAGCGTCGTCACATCCAGAACAAGCTGGTCAGGCGAAAGAGGTTCCCCATGACGGCCAATCTTCTACGGCATCCGATGACCCCGATCGCGCCACCGACGCTGATGCCCGACTTCTTCTCGCCCGACGAGGTGGCGACGATAAGATCGGTGATCAGGTCGCACGCCCCGTGGCGGATGCTTCTCGCGCACCACTTCTCGTCGACCGAGGAGTATCTCGCGGTGTCGGGGGGCAAGAACCGAAATCCCGACGCCACGCTGTCGGACTTCGTCGCGCCCGTGTTCCGCGGCATCCTCGCCAACGCAGGCGTTGTCTACTACCCGGAATTGAACGACATCTACTTCGGACGGAAGCTGCTCGATACCGCCCGGTCGCTGCACGGCGCCGAATACGGCATGTCCTATGACCTGCTGTTCAACCTCTGCGGACCGTCGCACAGCTTCGACGCGGGCCACTTCGACACCGGTAGCTTCCGGGGTATCGGTCTGCACAACTCGCCGATCTGGCTGCTCGCGGTGATGGCCAAGTCCGGGCTGTTCGATGCGTGGGAGGTCAAGACCGCGCAGGTGATCACGTACTTCTACGACTCCGATATCGACGGCGGGTTCACCTACTGGCCGGATGGTCCGGACCGCGAGCCCGCCCGCTTCGAAGCGCCGTTCAACAACACCGCGATCCTCACGGACAACTCGCGGATGTACCACCGGCGGGAGTCGAACGGCCCGCGTGACCAGCGTGACTACCCCGAGATCGATCTGTCCTCGACGCTGCACCCGGTCGGGGAGGACGAGTGGTCGATCCGTAACGGTGACACCGAGATCCGTCGGCTGAAGGATTCCGATACGAGGATGCTCCTGCACTACACGGCGCTCCTCTTCGACGACCGGGAGGACGTCCGGCGGTACCAGGAGCACACCGACGATCTGACCCAGGGGCAGGTGTGCGAGATGCTGATCGCGGACATGCGGTCCAAGGGCGTCACGGTGGCCGAGCCAGCTGATCCGCTCACCGACACCGCGTTCATCGCCATGCTCACCGACTTCTACGCGATGGCTCCGGAGATCTACCCCGCCGAGGCTCCGCTGGAGAAGCGTTGATGGGGGGCGAACTCGCCGAGCTGCTGGGTGCGTGGTGGTTCCACTACGACGAGTGGGATGAGAAGCGGCTCCGCGGATTGGTGACGGACGACGTGAGGTTCACGTGCCGGACAGACAGTGGCACGACCGACTACGAGGAGTTCGTCCGTGTCGACGCCGTCGGTGTGGACGAGGTCATGGCATGGCAGCGGGATCATCGCCGGGGCAGTCCGTACCCACTGCGTCACAACGGCTCCAACGTGCATGTCACCGCCACGACGGGCGGCGTCGTCGAGTTCGCCTCGTACATCTTCGTCACGAAGACCGTCGATGGGCGCCCTCTAGCGCTGTCGTCGGGCACGGCCAGCGGAAAGGTGGTTCGCACCGAGGTCGGTTGGAGGATCGCCCAGCTCGACATCGTCCTCGACACCACCGACTCGCAGCAGTACGGCGATCTGGTAGCAGACGACCAGCTCGAGTCGAGGGCCTGATCTCGGGCTCCGGCCCTTTCACACCACGTCATCCCCGGGAGGTCTCCCGGGGATGACGTGGTTTTCTGCCGTCTGCTCCAGGTCCTTCCGGGCGATTGTGGGGCGATCTGCATCCTCACGGCCGGACCTGTGCCATATTCCTAATAGAAATAGCCATGTTAAGCCGTATTCGGTGGTGGAGGGTCGATCTGATGACAAGTGTGCAAGAGGCGCCGAGCGCTGTCGGTGATGCTCCCACCGCTGTACTGGATCGGCTCGCCCTGGTACTCGACGCGTTCGACGGGAGCGGGGCCCTGAGCCTCGCCGAGGTTGTCGAACGGACCGGGCTGCCACGGTCCTCGGCCCACCGTATGCTCGACCGGCTCGTCCAGCTCAGCTGGCTACGACGCCGCGGGCGGAAATACAGTCTCGGCCTCCGGCTCGTGGAGCTCGGGTCGTTGGCGGTCCGCCAGGATGACGTCTACGAGGCCGCACTGGAGCCGTTGCGCCAGCTCTATCGTGCCACGGGGATGGTGGTCCACCTCGCGGTGCTCGACGGCGACGACGTGGTCTTACTGGAGAAGTTGGGCGGCAGGCTCTCGTCGCTCGTGCCGACCAGGGTCGGCGGCCGGCTGCCTGCGGCGCGGACGGCGCTGGGGAACGCCATTCTGGCCTTCTCCGGCCGCAACGCGCCGGGCGATGAGCAGATCCGGACGCGTCGGTTCGCGATCGAGCGGAACGCGGTGGCGCCCGGGTTCGGCTGTATCGCCGTGCCCATCGGTCCGGTCGTCGATGCGGCCTCGGCGATCTCCGTCTGCGGACCGACGCGGGATCTGTTCGCCGACTCCCGAATGGTCACGCCGGTTCAGTTGGCCGCAGGTGCGATCTGGCGGAATCTGGCGGCGGGGTCCGCAGTCACACCCGTCATGCAACGTCGTAACCTGCTGAGCTCGCTGCCCACCGCGGCCAGCGTCCGGGCGGAATTCTGACGC from Dietzia sp. B32 includes:
- a CDS encoding ABC transporter permease → MLGRLTVPARRLVVLLSTLILVSIVSFGLVEVAEGEAIDTILPQGATEVERAAVAAAYGLDGPLVTRYLDWLSSAVTGDLGRSIASRVPVWDELMTRLPVTIELAVLSTLLALVISVPIAVWAGYRSGGIVDRVSGALVSVTMAIPNFLLGLVLVFIFGVTLQAFPVSGWVPMSDGIPEHLSRLVLPVMTLAASQSVLFIRILRGDIAATIGEDFILAARARGIRTPAILVRHALRPSAFALLTVLGLSLGQLIGGTVIVEQLFGLPGMGQTLIAAINGRDIFVVQGAVLLVAVGYVLINTLVDLAYPLLDPRVRS
- a CDS encoding NADH:flavin oxidoreductase/NADH oxidase, which gives rise to MAMLFEPIRIRGLEIRNRAWLSPMCQYSCEDRDGVPTPWHLVHLGARAQGGFGLILAEASAVVPEGRISPEDAGLWNDTQRDAWAPIVDFVHSQGAAIGIQLAHAGRKASAYRAWPGYPVGSLPPEEGAWTTVAPSAIGFGDMARPEALDADGIRAVVTAFADAARRADHAGFDVVEIHAAHGYLIHEFLSPLSNERDDSYGGSRDNRARLLLEICDAVRQVWPEGKPLFVRISATDWVPGGWTPEDSRWLAGRLAEHGVDLVDVSSAANTPDRPPVELEQGYQVPLTEEVRASGAVLAGAVGLISDPEYAEQLLVDERADVVFLGRAALREPAWPQRAAAELGLDWRQTPYPPQYTRGKWD
- a CDS encoding ABC transporter ATP-binding protein; translated protein: MTGAPPLRIRDLTVQFNDGRGRVIHAVNGVDLEVPSGTTVGVVGESGCGKSTIAKTIAGLVTATAGSVEVFGDDVTRAGNNAEARARRRRCQMVFQDPISSLNPRRRVGDIVAEGPRIHGLEACGAQEGHTLEEHVDRMLRAVGIDPGVARDRRPGEFSGGQCQRISIARALAAGPELLICDEPVSALDVSVQAQVLNILADLREQFGLTMVFIAHDLAVVKNVSDRVVVMHLGAICEEAGSDSLFTAPRHPYTVGLMAAIPRPDPDAQMPEVAVLGDVGSPADLPPGCTYHPRCPLATDRCRTEVPGLRELAPGHRVACHHPVASGSDGIRPLSLTPISHSHTQN
- a CDS encoding IclR family transcriptional regulator codes for the protein MTSVQEAPSAVGDAPTAVLDRLALVLDAFDGSGALSLAEVVERTGLPRSSAHRMLDRLVQLSWLRRRGRKYSLGLRLVELGSLAVRQDDVYEAALEPLRQLYRATGMVVHLAVLDGDDVVLLEKLGGRLSSLVPTRVGGRLPAARTALGNAILAFSGRNAPGDEQIRTRRFAIERNAVAPGFGCIAVPIGPVVDAASAISVCGPTRDLFADSRMVTPVQLAAGAIWRNLAAGSAVTPVMQRRNLLSSLPTAASVRAEF
- a CDS encoding ABC transporter ATP-binding protein encodes the protein MTTDLTINTRAATPQAEPAAEAATVLRIRDLRITFDTASGPLRAVDGVDLDLRAGTTLGIVGESGSGKSVLSRAAMGLLPKSARYGENSVIEFDGRRLYPDPPKGLSDLWGNEMALIFQDPMTSLTPVMTVGAQLVETLRRHLPLGRREARIRAVELLRRVGIADPEQRMRAYPHQMSGGMRQRVMIALSIACDPTLLFADEPTTALDVTVQRQILDLLGDLQSRLGTAMVLVTHDLGVVAGRADRIAVMYAGRIVETAPTRDLFHNLAHPYTSALLESIPQLDSPSGTRLKAIGGLPPRVVGEPSGCAFAPRCQRATDRCRSEVPSLLPLTPVRVDDGNDAERMPSAHPAGHLPVAGEDVHSVACHFPLTGEER
- a CDS encoding ABC transporter substrate-binding protein — its product is MRKSALARIVALGAAVSFVAACGQGGAQTDSSSGQPSFEKAFETAGPAPEGEPQAGGTVRFAYAAEPVSVDSVNCGSGMSWMACTAVYGGLVTFDPRTLEYGPGLAESYESEDGQQWEITLRPELTFTDGTPLDAEAVAFNWERAADPVSRNAARETVDSMEWEVRDDRTLVVTLDEVNYQFPSLLYTSLGMIGSPTAIREKGEDFAQNPVGAGPFVLDNWSRGTEMSFVRNDDYWDAPRPYLDKLVIVTIAQEQQRANALNSGDIDINTTTVPMTANELREAGRSEARMLNLAGSGIRFNMTEGPTTDERVRLAIAHAVNRAAIREAVWSTGAGPGTFAVEGGALFDPETTLPEYDPERAQEIVDEIRAENGGEDIVVEYSSLAGVSMMMEEGQLLKAQIEQIDGLTLEVVDHDAATYGTRVLGGEFEALSASMGLLLDPAALYSLHSGSNENLQGYSNPEYDRNIDLARATPDPQEQMKYSKEAVKHYVQDVAGIPWTPGATYWFHSGNIGGIAPGYNYYLRPDLLWRAD
- a CDS encoding ABC transporter permease; amino-acid sequence: MTITETTPVAAVADQTTKSAAATPKRRRPSIVTVLAIAWLAIIISAAVLADVLPLSDPGAVGTAYRAEPGSAGAILGTDALGRDLLSRVVHGARLSLSVAFGATAVAAVVGTAIGLFAGYLRGGADFATEILTSTVLAFPPLILLIALAAALDPSVRMLVIGLAIVGVPSFVRVARAATIAHASREYVQAAHTLGASTLRIVTRELLPNIVRPALSFALVIAATLVVAEGSLSFLGLGVPPPAPSWGGMIAQGQNDLARAPFIVAVPGIAFFLTVYSLNTLGDELSARFGKGDR
- a CDS encoding alpha/beta hydrolase, yielding MTSIPAAPSAGTHAWDPDIVAIIERMELAGAGPLHLLGVEGARAMLEAIRRPPGPDMSSVRDTGFEGPHGWVGVRIYTPPEVADEPAAPALVWYHGGGMVMGTLDSFDRLARDVAAATGAVLLNIDYRLAPEFRYPVGNDEAYAALCWAHEFAERLGLDPRRIGVGGDSAGGGLATATCLRARDEGGPAIAQQVLFYPGVERRRDRPSMREFGASPFLDAADIDWMKDLYLGPDPSHDDHYANPALANSLAGLPPAIIAVGHGDPIRDGVEQYGERMREDGVPTALLRYPGIGHGFAMQVASVARARTAVAEVGALVAARFADSP
- a CDS encoding nuclear transport factor 2 family protein; its protein translation is MGGELAELLGAWWFHYDEWDEKRLRGLVTDDVRFTCRTDSGTTDYEEFVRVDAVGVDEVMAWQRDHRRGSPYPLRHNGSNVHVTATTGGVVEFASYIFVTKTVDGRPLALSSGTASGKVVRTEVGWRIAQLDIVLDTTDSQQYGDLVADDQLESRA